Proteins from a genomic interval of Geodermatophilus obscurus DSM 43160:
- a CDS encoding GlsB/YeaQ/YmgE family stress response membrane protein produces the protein MIWNLIVLLVIGLVAGFIARAVIPGKQDLSIVATIVLGIIGSFVGNLLGGLISGRGFELAPAGWIGSIIGAIIVLGVYVAVSGRRGTRTR, from the coding sequence ATGATCTGGAACCTCATCGTCCTGCTCGTCATCGGCCTGGTCGCCGGGTTCATCGCCCGGGCCGTCATCCCCGGCAAGCAGGACTTGAGCATCGTCGCCACCATCGTGCTGGGGATCATCGGCTCGTTCGTCGGCAACCTGCTCGGCGGGCTGATCAGCGGCCGGGGCTTCGAACTGGCACCGGCCGGGTGGATCGGCTCCATCATCGGAGCGATCATCGTGCTCGGCGTCTACGTCGCCGTCAGCGGTCGTCGCGGCACCCGGACCCGCTGA
- a CDS encoding universal stress protein yields the protein MDFPYWTLLVPLPWVVIGVGAVVVLLYRHGHRDRSWLLIGAVLGPLIVPIAVERAKERSRRLKGAGAHASTERTADRGPCVLIGVDGSPESEEAVRAATRLAAPTAGRFLLASVVSKEAADGGHDEECARAEDLLSRHRRSLPEGPVVQTQVVAGQPAAALLELAEAEDVDLIVVGRRGRGLSRAVLGSAATALSTRSRCPVLLAAPPAGRT from the coding sequence ATGGACTTCCCCTACTGGACGCTGCTGGTGCCGCTGCCCTGGGTGGTCATCGGCGTGGGCGCCGTGGTGGTGCTCCTGTACCGGCACGGTCACCGGGACCGCAGCTGGCTGCTGATCGGGGCGGTCCTCGGTCCCCTCATCGTGCCGATCGCCGTCGAGCGCGCCAAGGAGAGGTCCCGGCGACTCAAGGGGGCCGGGGCGCACGCCTCCACCGAGCGGACGGCGGATCGCGGGCCGTGCGTGCTGATCGGCGTGGATGGGTCCCCCGAGTCGGAGGAGGCTGTACGGGCCGCCACCCGGCTGGCGGCACCGACCGCCGGCCGGTTCCTCCTCGCGAGTGTGGTGAGCAAGGAGGCCGCGGACGGTGGACACGACGAGGAGTGCGCCCGGGCCGAGGACCTGCTGTCGCGGCACCGGCGCAGCCTCCCCGAGGGACCCGTCGTGCAGACGCAGGTCGTAGCCGGCCAGCCCGCGGCCGCGTTGCTGGAGCTGGCCGAAGCGGAGGACGTCGACCTCATCGTCGTGGGACGACGGGGCAGGGGGCTGTCCCGCGCGGTGCTCGGCAGCGCGGCGACCGCCCTGAGCACGCGCTCCCGGTGCCCGGTGCTGCTGGCCGCCCCGCCCGCTGGCCGCACCTGA
- a CDS encoding GlsB/YeaQ/YmgE family stress response membrane protein: protein MLSLLWLLIIGLLAGLLARLVVPGKESMSLLATLVLGVAGSLVGGLLLGLVTGGLRDRGFGPAGLIGSFIGAVIVLLVYDRWIAHRSLPRGPGA, encoded by the coding sequence GTGCTGTCCCTGCTCTGGCTGCTCATCATCGGCCTGCTCGCGGGCCTGCTGGCCCGCCTCGTCGTGCCCGGCAAGGAATCGATGAGCCTGCTCGCCACCCTCGTGCTCGGGGTGGCCGGCTCTCTCGTCGGCGGACTCCTGTTGGGGCTGGTGACCGGAGGCCTCCGGGACCGCGGGTTCGGCCCCGCCGGCCTGATCGGCTCGTTCATCGGCGCGGTGATCGTGTTGCTGGTCTACGACCGGTGGATCGCACACCGGTCGTTGCCGCGTGGTCCCGGTGCATGA
- a CDS encoding STAS domain-containing protein, translated as MRVQRKRNRLRTGGLPAGTASGRHHEQEGCSDTAPGVPEEFTVCVDRSRPRPVVTVIGALDVSGAALLSAMLDHVRLTEGRSALVDLTHVDYADSHGLAPVLDANATICGASPVVTRLLQLVAGPVPVTAPDERLRAVPVLSGPRPS; from the coding sequence ATGCGAGTACAGCGGAAGCGGAACCGGCTCCGTACCGGCGGTCTCCCGGCGGGCACGGCGTCGGGGCGACACCACGAGCAGGAGGGCTGCTCCGACACGGCCCCGGGCGTGCCGGAGGAGTTCACCGTGTGCGTCGACCGCAGCCGACCGCGGCCGGTGGTCACCGTGATCGGCGCCCTGGACGTGTCCGGCGCGGCCCTGCTCTCGGCCATGCTCGACCACGTCCGGCTGACCGAGGGGCGGTCCGCCCTGGTGGACCTCACCCACGTCGACTACGCCGACAGTCATGGGCTGGCCCCGGTCCTCGACGCGAACGCGACCATCTGCGGGGCCTCGCCGGTGGTCACACGACTGCTCCAGCTGGTGGCCGGCCCCGTGCCGGTGACGGCACCGGACGAGCGCCTGCGCGCTGTCCCGGTGCTCTCGGGTCCACGACCCAGCTGA
- a CDS encoding PucR family transcriptional regulator, producing the protein MRSATVNGSHVDEVLSEVAGAASARHGLPPALLDGYPRALMTVARTGRMLSAEEQAACRRLGGEAVAMGVGLPALVDVHMNASRRLWSRLPELLRASRGRPVRSAELMGIGEAVWRAADAALAALTAGYVEAQRLVVRREEEFRLEFVDDLLAGLAPVGLLIERAEFFGLQLNGAHVVVVAEGQRPIDSGSGVRGVAEDALRARFGDRGLLAAAKNGRLVCVLSCPRDADGCADLGRQVAGIVGPLVSRTARGGPWRAGAGRPHTGPRGVQRSYQEAVEALETASRLSLRQQVVQAADLLVYRVLARDETALSDLVHTVLEPLTGARGGAAPLVETLEAYFSAGRNAAETARRLHLSVRAVTYRLQRVRELTGYDAGEPDHHLPLLVAVTGARLLGWPQRPLVRE; encoded by the coding sequence ATGCGCAGCGCCACGGTGAACGGCAGCCACGTGGACGAGGTGCTGTCCGAGGTGGCAGGGGCGGCCAGCGCTCGACACGGTCTTCCTCCTGCACTACTGGACGGTTATCCACGGGCCTTGATGACGGTGGCCCGGACCGGCCGGATGCTCAGCGCCGAGGAGCAGGCGGCCTGTCGCCGACTGGGCGGTGAGGCGGTCGCGATGGGGGTCGGCCTACCGGCTCTTGTCGACGTGCACATGAACGCGTCGCGCCGGCTGTGGTCCCGCCTGCCCGAGCTCCTCCGCGCATCCCGGGGTCGGCCGGTCCGGTCGGCGGAGCTCATGGGCATCGGGGAGGCCGTGTGGCGAGCCGCCGACGCCGCGCTGGCCGCTCTGACCGCGGGCTACGTCGAGGCGCAACGCCTCGTCGTCCGGCGCGAGGAGGAGTTCCGGCTCGAGTTCGTCGACGACCTGTTGGCCGGTCTGGCCCCGGTCGGCCTGCTGATCGAGCGCGCCGAGTTCTTCGGGCTGCAGTTGAACGGTGCCCACGTGGTGGTGGTGGCCGAGGGGCAGCGGCCCATCGACTCGGGCAGTGGTGTCCGCGGAGTTGCAGAGGACGCCCTGCGGGCCCGCTTCGGGGACAGGGGGCTGCTCGCAGCGGCCAAGAACGGTCGGCTCGTCTGCGTCCTCAGCTGTCCACGGGACGCGGATGGCTGTGCCGACCTCGGTCGGCAGGTCGCCGGGATCGTCGGGCCCCTCGTGTCCCGGACCGCGCGCGGGGGGCCGTGGCGGGCCGGGGCCGGACGGCCGCACACCGGGCCGCGGGGCGTGCAACGGTCCTACCAGGAGGCGGTGGAGGCCCTCGAGACGGCCAGCCGCCTGAGCCTGCGGCAGCAGGTGGTCCAGGCTGCCGACCTGCTGGTGTACCGCGTCCTCGCGCGCGACGAGACGGCCCTGTCCGACCTCGTCCACACGGTCCTCGAGCCGCTGACGGGTGCTCGCGGAGGAGCAGCGCCGCTGGTCGAGACGCTGGAGGCCTACTTCTCCGCCGGGCGGAACGCCGCCGAGACGGCCCGCCGGCTCCACCTGAGCGTCCGGGCCGTCACCTACCGGTTGCAGCGCGTGCGGGAACTCACCGGCTACGACGCCGGGGAGCCCGACCACCACCTGCCCCTGCTCGTGGCCGTGACCGGCGCACGGTTGCTCGGCTGGCCCCAGCGCCCGCTGGTCAGGGAGTGA
- a CDS encoding response regulator, which yields MTGGQPTRVLLADDHALVRRGLRLILESEPDFTVVAEAGDGAQAVALAREVEVDLAVLDVAMPRLTGLHAAREMSRRSPALPILMLSMYDNEQYFFEALKAGASGYVLKSVADQDLVSACRGAVRGEPFIYPDALTTLMREHLHRAGRGEPVPERVLTAREAEVVKLIAEGCSSREIAALLVISTKTVERHRANILQKLDMRDRTQLTRYAIRTGLLEA from the coding sequence GTGACCGGCGGTCAGCCGACACGGGTCCTGCTCGCTGACGACCACGCCCTGGTCCGCCGCGGCTTGCGCCTGATCCTCGAGAGCGAGCCCGACTTCACCGTCGTGGCCGAGGCCGGGGACGGCGCCCAGGCCGTTGCGCTCGCGCGTGAGGTCGAGGTCGACCTGGCCGTGCTGGACGTCGCCATGCCCCGGCTCACTGGTCTGCACGCGGCGCGGGAGATGTCCAGGAGGTCTCCGGCCTTGCCCATCCTGATGTTGTCCATGTACGACAACGAGCAGTACTTCTTCGAGGCCCTCAAGGCCGGCGCTTCCGGCTACGTGCTCAAGTCCGTCGCCGACCAGGACCTCGTCTCGGCCTGCCGGGGCGCGGTGCGAGGCGAGCCGTTCATCTACCCGGACGCGCTGACGACCCTCATGCGCGAGCACCTGCACCGGGCCGGCCGCGGTGAACCCGTGCCCGAGCGGGTCCTCACGGCCCGCGAGGCCGAGGTCGTCAAGCTCATCGCCGAAGGCTGTTCCTCGAGAGAGATCGCGGCGCTCCTGGTCATCAGCACGAAGACGGTGGAGCGGCATCGGGCGAACATCCTGCAGAAGCTCGACATGCGGGATCGCACGCAGCTCACCCGATACGCCATCAGGACCGGGCTCCTCGAGGCATGA
- a CDS encoding HAMP domain-containing sensor histidine kinase, translating into MGDRRRRSDQMEISLFWRVCLINAAVFAVGLVVLATSPATVSSPILPGELLVLLGGLALLVLANAALVRATLAPLYRLQQLMEDVDLLRPGHRLPEKGNGPVGDVISTFNAMLDRLEAERAASTGRALAAQEDERRRVAQELHDEVGQSLTAVLLGLRRIADRAPADLAPEIGIAQETARASLDEVRQVVRRLRPGVLDDLGLCSALTSLLSAHARLTGAAVQRTFSPSLPPLDPETELVIYRVAQEALTNVARHAGAEQVLVELAPTAGAAGVLLRIADDGRGMDGSVEGAGVRGMRERALLVGATLHISTSEAGGTDVRLLVPTHAREARS; encoded by the coding sequence ATGGGCGACCGACGCCGCAGGTCCGACCAGATGGAGATCTCCCTCTTCTGGCGGGTCTGCCTGATCAACGCGGCGGTGTTCGCCGTCGGGTTGGTGGTGCTGGCGACATCACCGGCAACGGTGTCCTCTCCGATCCTGCCCGGCGAGCTCCTCGTGCTGCTCGGGGGCCTGGCCCTGCTCGTGCTCGCCAACGCGGCGCTGGTGCGCGCGACGCTGGCGCCGCTGTACCGGCTCCAGCAGCTGATGGAGGACGTCGACCTCCTGCGGCCGGGTCACCGTCTCCCCGAGAAGGGCAACGGCCCCGTCGGGGACGTCATCAGCACCTTCAACGCGATGCTGGACCGGCTGGAGGCCGAACGTGCCGCCAGTACCGGCCGCGCGTTGGCGGCCCAGGAGGACGAGCGGCGTCGGGTGGCCCAGGAGTTGCACGACGAGGTCGGGCAGAGCCTGACGGCTGTCCTGCTCGGACTGCGACGGATCGCCGATCGCGCTCCTGCTGACCTGGCACCGGAGATCGGCATCGCCCAGGAGACGGCGCGGGCCAGCCTCGACGAGGTGCGTCAGGTGGTGCGCCGCCTGCGCCCGGGTGTCCTGGACGACCTGGGGTTGTGCAGTGCCCTCACCTCCCTCCTGAGCGCACACGCCCGGCTCACCGGTGCAGCGGTGCAGCGCACCTTCAGCCCGTCCCTACCTCCCCTCGATCCGGAGACCGAACTGGTGATCTACCGAGTGGCCCAGGAGGCCCTGACCAACGTCGCCCGACACGCAGGGGCGGAGCAGGTCCTCGTCGAGCTGGCCCCGACTGCGGGCGCAGCGGGGGTGCTGCTCCGGATCGCGGACGACGGGCGGGGCATGGACGGGAGCGTGGAGGGGGCAGGCGTCCGGGGGATGCGGGAACGGGCGCTGCTCGTCGGCGCCACCCTCCACATCTCGACATCCGAGGCAGGGGGTACCGACGTCCGGCTGCTGGTGCCCACACACGCGCGTGAGGCGCGGTCGTGA